From the Kitasatospora viridis genome, one window contains:
- a CDS encoding aquaporin, producing MILPIPLGRRLAAEAVGTGVLALALIGSGIQAAALSQDVGVQLLANTLASVCTLGVLIALLAPVSGAHLNPLVTAGVWWTGRGAPGALPGRQAAGYAAAQLLGGIAGSVLAGLMFDTGTIGAARTGRSGPGVWTGELVATAVLLLVVFGLGRAGRARYAPVAVAAWIAAGIWGTPSGSFANPALTLARAVNDSFTGIAPASVPGYLLGQLAGAALGLLLVRALFGPAGTEVTQA from the coding sequence ATGATCCTACCTATCCCGCTCGGCCGGCGGCTGGCCGCCGAAGCGGTCGGCACCGGCGTGCTGGCCCTGGCGCTGATCGGCTCCGGCATCCAGGCCGCCGCGCTCAGCCAGGACGTCGGCGTGCAGCTGCTGGCCAACACCCTCGCCTCGGTCTGCACCCTCGGCGTGCTGATCGCGCTGCTCGCGCCGGTCTCCGGGGCGCACCTGAACCCGCTGGTCACCGCCGGGGTCTGGTGGACCGGGCGGGGCGCGCCCGGCGCGCTGCCCGGGCGCCAGGCCGCCGGCTACGCGGCTGCGCAGCTGCTCGGCGGGATCGCCGGGTCGGTGCTGGCCGGGCTGATGTTCGACACCGGCACGATCGGCGCGGCCCGGACCGGCCGCAGCGGCCCCGGGGTGTGGACCGGCGAGCTGGTGGCCACCGCGGTGCTACTGCTGGTCGTCTTCGGGCTGGGCCGGGCCGGGCGGGCCCGGTACGCGCCGGTGGCCGTGGCGGCCTGGATCGCCGCCGGGATCTGGGGCACCCCGTCCGGGAGCTTCGCCAACCCGGCGCTCACCCTGGCCCGGGCGGTGAACGACAGCTTCACCGGGATCGCCCCCGCCTCGGTGCCGGGCTACCTGCTGGGCCAGCTGGCCGGCGCGGCGCTCGGGCTGCTGCTGGTCCGGGCGCTCTTCGGGCCGGCCGGCACCGAAGTGACGCAGGCTTAG
- a CDS encoding MerR family transcriptional regulator — MSGGNEGYSVGQVAKIAKVTVRTLHHYDGIGLLSPSGRTAAGYRRYRDGDLDRLQQILFYRALGFPLEEIAAILDDPDSRPRDHLRRQHALLRDRIRQLEELATAVEHAMEAEKMGIQLTPEEKFELFGPDYDESWEQEAEQRWGNTEAWAESQRRTGSYSKEDWARIQVEADALNERLAAALKAGLPASGEEAMDLAEEHRRHICDNFYDCTPAIHRGLGCLYTDDPRFTANFEKLAEGLAVWLREAITANADRIERAGA; from the coding sequence ATGAGCGGTGGCAACGAGGGGTACTCGGTCGGCCAGGTGGCGAAGATCGCCAAGGTGACCGTGCGCACCCTGCACCACTACGACGGGATCGGCCTGCTGTCGCCCTCCGGGCGCACCGCCGCCGGGTACCGCAGGTACCGGGACGGCGACCTGGACCGGCTGCAGCAGATCCTGTTCTACCGCGCCCTCGGATTCCCCTTGGAGGAGATCGCGGCCATCCTGGACGACCCCGACAGCCGCCCCCGCGACCACCTGCGGCGCCAGCACGCGCTGCTGAGGGACCGGATCCGGCAGCTGGAGGAGTTGGCCACGGCCGTGGAACACGCCATGGAGGCAGAGAAGATGGGCATCCAACTGACGCCCGAGGAGAAGTTCGAGCTCTTCGGCCCCGACTACGACGAGTCCTGGGAGCAGGAGGCGGAGCAGCGCTGGGGCAACACCGAGGCCTGGGCCGAGTCGCAGCGCCGCACCGGGTCCTACAGCAAGGAGGACTGGGCGCGGATCCAGGTCGAGGCCGACGCGCTCAACGAGCGGCTGGCCGCGGCCCTGAAGGCCGGCCTGCCGGCCTCCGGCGAGGAGGCGATGGACCTGGCGGAGGAGCACCGCAGGCACATCTGCGACAACTTCTACGACTGCACCCCCGCCATCCACCGCGGCCTGGGCTGCCTCTACACCGACGACCCGAGGTTCACCGCGAACTTCGAGAAGCTGGCCGAGGGCCTGGCCGTCTGGCTCCGCGAGGCGATCACGGCCAACGCCGACCGGATCGAGCGCGCGGGCGCCTGA